A window of Komagataella phaffii GS115 chromosome 1, complete sequence contains these coding sequences:
- a CDS encoding Glucose-6-phosphate 1-epimerase (hexose-6-phosphate mutarotase): MPIEIKGNDVVITSSSTTQTQVRINLFGATVYSWTIAGKEQLWTSDAALFDGSKPIRGGIPLVFPVFGKSSAPGFEKLPQHGFARNSTWEFLGQTHANPPTVQFGLSPDNVNRKVYNNWDNGDNEFSVIYTIALEDEQLVTSVEIQNTDQKEWKFNWLFHTYFLVDDIEDTLINNLPGEKCNDRVVHEIYTEKHPIISFDQEVDRVYSDVSTDKLLQIIELGKVKHNIKRVNLPDVVVWNPWSEIVKEVADFEPKEGYRRMVCVEPGYVEQLKILKPGQSWTASQILHKGDDINLQAI, translated from the coding sequence ATGCCAATCGAAATAAAGGGCAATGATGTTGTAATAACATCCTCCTCAACCACTCAGACTCAAGTCCGCATTAATCTTTTTGGGGCTACAGTTTATTCATGGACAATTGCGGGCAAGGAACAATTGTGGACAAGTGATGCCGCCTTGTTTGATGGTTCAAAACCAATCAGGGGAGGAATCCCTTTAGTATTCCCAGTTTTTGGGAAAAGCAGTGCTCctggttttgaaaaattaccaCAGCATGGATTCGCAAGAAACTCCACCTGGGAATTTTTGGGACAAACACATGCAAATCCTCCAACGGTACAGTTTGGCCTGTCTCCTGATAATGTCAATCGAAAAGTATACAATAACTGGGATAACGGGGATAATGAATTCAGTGTCATTTATACCATTGCTTTGGAGGATGAGCAGCTTGTGACCTCTGTAGAGATTCAAAACACAGATCAGAAAGAATGGAAATTCAATTGGCTGTTTCATACCTACTTCCTGGTAGATGATATCGAAGATACTTTGATTAACAACTTACCAGGTGAGAAATGTAATGACCGTGTTGTCCACGAAATTTACACTGAAAAACACCCAATTATCTCATTTGACCAAGAGGTTGACCGTGTCTACAGCGATGTTTCTACCGAtaaacttcttcaaataattGAGTTAGGGAAGGTTAAGCACAATATCAAGCGTGTAAACTTGCCAGACGTGGTTGTCTGGAACCCATGGAGCGAAATTGTAAAGGAAGTAGCAGATTTTGAACCTAAAGAAGGGTATCGTAGAATGGTATGCGTGGAGCCAGGCTATGTCGAACAACTAAAGATACTGAAGCCCGGTCAGTCATGGACAGCGTCACAAATTCTACACAAAGGTGATGATATCAACCTTCAAGCTATATAA
- a CDS encoding Beta subunit of heterooctameric phosphofructokinase involved in glycolysis, which yields MPDASLFNGTSFITLFAPNISLFQASIDFYTDRLGFAIKETSNQKLVWLQLEEDSNNVSIQLLLDPEHAASVSQIDQNIRNLTRSLYRKDWRSIQSNIAFKSSSLSKLVKLLKDGGHPVQQSPNEISPFEVYTLDPLGSLIGFSGFKNPFAVNERSLLPKVSEEKAYRTEDDSEKLFTPIRKTIGVMTSGGDSPGMNPFVRAVVRAGIYKGCKVFCIHEGYEGLVRGGEKYIKETQWHDVRGWLVEGGTNIGTARCKEFRERSGRLKACKNMIDMGIDALIVCGGDGSLTGADRFRSEWPSLIEELLQTERISQQQFETYQNLNICGAVGSIDNDMSSTDATIGAFSSLDRICRAIDYIDATANSHSRAFIVEVMGRHCGWLGLLAGLATSADYILIPEKPASSREWQDQMCDIVSKHRARGKRKTIVIVAEGAISNDLSPISCDQVKDVLVNRLGLDTRVTTLGHVQRGGTAVAFDRIYATLQGVEAVNAVLECNADTPSPMIAIKEDQITRVPLVDAVELTQQVAKSIESRNFKRAISLRDSEFVEHMKNFISTNSADHVPPSLPLEKRKKVAIINVGAPAGGMNSAVYSMATYCMSRGHVPYAIHNGFSGLARHESVRSINWLDIEGWGSLGGSEIGTNRTLPNDADIGMIAYFFEKYGFDGLILVGGFEAFISLHQLERARINYPSLRIPLVLIPATISNNVPGTEYSLGSDTCLNSFMEYCDVIKQSAAATRNRVFVVEVQGGNSGYIATHAQLACGAQISYVPEEGISLAQLEMDINSLKESFANDQGKTKFRQTDFEVGECIEAIPGHVQQGGIPSPMDRVRASRFAIRAVSFIEKHSDKCQAFKNSISFRQTDEITSTAVVLGIHKSQLRFTPIRQLYDFESDVPRRMRKNIFWSNVREISDMLSGRTSL from the exons ATGCCAGACGCTTCACTCTTTAACGGAACTTCGTTTATAACGTTATTTGCGCCCAACATCTCCTTATTCCAGGCCTCCATTGATTTCTACACAGATCGCTTGGGGTTTGCTATTAAGGAGACCTCAAATCAGAAGTTAGTTTGGTTACagcttgaagaagattcaaatAATGTTTCAATTCAATTGCTTCTAGATCCAGAACATGCTGCTTCCGTGTCTCAGATTGATCAGAATATTCGCAATTTGACCAGATCGTTATACCGGAAAGACTGGAGATCAATTCAGTCTAATATTGCGTTCAAGAGCTCTTCACTAAGTAAGCTCGTCAAGTTGCTGAAGGATGGAGGCCATCCTGTACAGCAAAGTCCTAATGAGATTTCACCTTTTGAAGTTTACACGTTAGATCCCCTAGGCTCATTGATAGGTTTCAGCGGATTCAAGAATCCATTTGCTGTCAACGAACGTTCTTTGCTTCCAAAGGTTTCCGAAGAGAAAGCTTACCGTACTGAAGATGACTCAGAAAAGCTTTTCACTCCCATCCGTAAAACCATCGGAGTTATGACATCCGGAGGTGACTCTCCAGGGATGAACCCTTTCGTTAGAGCGGTGGTTCGGGCAGGAATCTACAAGGGTTGCAAAGTATTTTGTATTCACGAAGGATATGAGGGACTTGTACGTGGGGGTGAAAAATACATCAAGGAGACGCAATGGCACGACGTTCGTGGATGGCTTGTAGAAGGCGGAACCAATATAGGAACTGCTAGGTGCAAAGAATTCAGAGAACGCTCTGGCCGACTTAAAGCTTGCAAGAATATGATTGATATGGGTATTGATGCGCTAATCGTTTGTGGGGGTGATGGTTCGCTAACAGGTGCGGACCGATTTCGTTCAGAATGGCCAAGTTTGATTGAAGAGTTATTGCAAACTGAACGAATCTCCCAGCAACAGTTTGAAACTTAtcaaaatttgaatatATGCGGAGCCGTCGGCTCTATCGACAATGATATGTCATCAACAGATGCCACGATCGGAGCCTTCTCCTCTTTGGATAGAATCTGCCGGGCTATTGACTACATTGATGCTACCGCCAATTCTCATTCTCGAGCCTTCATCGTTGAAGTCATGGGCCGCCATTGTGGTTGGTTAGGTCTTTTGGCTGGTCTAGCGACAAGTGCAGACTACATCTTGATCCCAGAGAAACCTGCATCTTCAAGAGAGTGGCAAGATCAAATGTGTGACATAGTCAGCAAACATAGGGCAAGGGGAAAACGAAAGACCATTGTTATTGTTGCTGAAGGTGCTATCAGCAATGATTTGAGTCCAATTTCCTGCGATCAAGTCAAGGACGTTCTGGTCAATAGATTAGGGCTTGATACCAGAGTTACCACTCTTGGTCACGTACAAAGGGGCGGTACTGCGGTTGCTTTTGACAGAATATACGCTACTTTGCAAGGGGTCGAAGCCGTTAATGCTGTTTTGGAATGCAATGCGGACACGCCGTCACCCATGATTGCTATTAAGGAAGATCAAATTACGAGAGTTCCTCTTGTTGACGCTGTGGAGCTTACACAGCAAGTTGCAAAGTCCATCGAATCTCGTAACTTTAAGAGGGCTATTTCATTGCGAGATTCTGAGTTTGTCGAACACATGAAGAACTTTATCTCAACTAACTCCGCGGATCATGTTCCTCCTTCTTTACCTCTAGAAAAGCGAAAGAAAGTTGCAATCATAAACGTTGGAGCTCCAGCGGGAGGAATGAACAGTGCGGTTTACAGTATGGCCACCTATTGCATGTCCAGAGGGCATGTTCCATATGCTATCCACAACGGGTTCAGTGGTTTGGCTCGTCATGAATCTGTTAGATCTATAAACTGGTTGGACATTGAAGGTTGGGGTTCTCTAGGTGGCTCAGAGATAGGAACCAACAGAACTCTTCCAAATGATGCCGATATTGGGATGATTGCctacttctttgaaaagtatgGTTTTGATGGCCTGATTCTTGTTGGTGGATTTGAAGCTTTTATCTCACTTCATCAATTGGAAAGGGCCCGAATCAATTATCCGTCTCTAAGAATACCCTTGGTTCTTATTCCTGCTACCATTTCTAACAATGTGCCTGGAACCGAATATTCCTTGGGTTCAGATACGTGTCTTAACTCTTTTATGGAATACTGTGATGTAATCAAGCAATCTGCAGCTGCAACTAGAAACAGAgtgtttgttgttgaggTCCAGGGTGGAAATTCAGGATACATTGCAACCCATGCGCAACTCGCTTGTGGTGCTCAGATTTCTTACGTCCCTGAGGAAGGTATTTCGCTGGCTCAGCTTGAAATGGatatcaattctttgaaagagtccTTTGCCAATGACCAAGGAAAGACAAAATTCAGGCAGACTGATTTTGAAGTCGGAGAATGCATCGAAG CTATTCCGGGGCATGTTCAGCAGGGTGGTATTCCTTCTCCGATGGATCGTGTGAGGGCCTCTAGATTTGCAATTCGTGCTGTCTCTTTTATTGAGAAGCACTCTGATAAATGTcaagctttcaaaaattcgATTAGTTTCCGACAAACAGATGAGATCACTTCCACGGCTGTTGTCCTTGGTATTCACAAGTCCCAACTGAGATTCACTCCAATTCGACAATTATACGATTTTGAGTCTGATGTACCAAGGCGTatgagaaaaaatattttttGGAGTAACGTACGAGAAATCAGTGATATGTTAAGTGGAAGAACCTCGTTATAG
- a CDS encoding RNA binding protein with similarity to hnRNP-K that localizes to the cytoplasm and subtelomeric DNA has protein sequence MTNERRSESLFDTKFVSDKPRCSESEDTNEQSVAHLVDHLMEPGLVREGGSALVENGQSSLESLVIGSQMVDRIVESADPSTNDVHELLPLQKDVSNTLITHRFLVSKREAGTIIGKEGSCITSIRMGCDVKAGVSELVRGCVDRILTISGSVENVGRAVGRLAQVLVDTAAFSQLDFAPSGGTSVMGVTRIRLLIPNTQMGALIGKRGIRIRALQQYHSVKMVASKDPLANSTERVVEVQGTPLAIESAAVTISKCLLEDFMLPAADTIYYVSAPPAGYGGAARATTGDSFLNSDSLGPTSTETVYFPGELVGAIIGKRGVRIQEIRKLSGCAISIDSANTTGGERRFVLTGPVRNVDRALAMLTGLVEREKSRTKEH, from the coding sequence ATGACAAATGAGCGAAGGTCAGAATCTTTATTTGATACCAAGTTTGTAAGCGACAAGCCAAGATGTAGCGAGAGTGAAGACACTAACGAGCAATCAGTAGCCCATCTGGTGGATCACCTGATGGAACCTGGATTGGTTCGTGAAGGTGGATCAGCACTGGTGGAGAACGGACAGTCATCATTGGAGTCACTTGTGATCGGATCGCAGATGGTGGATCGCATTGTGGAGTCCGCTGATCCATCCACCAACGATGTGCATGAGTTGTTGCCCCTTCAAAAGGATGTTAGCAACACTCTCATAACCCACCGATTCTTGGTATCTAAACGGGAGGCTGGAACGATCATTGGTAAAGAAGGTAGCTGCATTACGAGTATCAGAATGGGTTGTGATGTCAAGGCAGGTGTGTCAGAGTTAGTGAGAGGTTGTGTAGACAGGATATTGACTATAAGCGGGTCAGTCGAGAATGTTGGCCGAGCAGTTGGAAGGCTTGCTCAAGTACTTGTCGATACGGCAGCTTTTTCACAATTGGATTTTGCTCCTTCTGGAGGAACCTCAGTAATGGGAGTAACAAGAATACGCCTTCTGATTCCGAATACACAGATGGGCGCGCTAATAGGAAAACGGGGAATTCGTATCCGAGCCTTACAACAGTATCACTCGGTTAAAATGGTTGCATCAAAAGATCCTTTGGCCAACTCCACAGAAAGGGTGGTTGAAGTGCAAGGTACTCCGCTTGCTATCGAAAGCGCTGCAGTGACAATTTCCAAATGTCTCCTGGAGGATTTTATGTTGCCCGCTGCAGATACGATCTACTATGTGAGTGCTCCCCCTGCAGGATACGGTGGTGCGGCTCGTGCAACTACTGGTGACAGCTTTCTGAACAGTGATTCTCTGGGCCCAACCTCAACGGAGACGGTCTACTTTCCCGGGGAACTAGTTGGTGCTATTATAGGTAAACGGGGAGTCCGTATACAAGAGATCCGTAAGTTATCAGGGTGTGCTATTTCCATTGATTCCGCAAATACTACTGGAGGGGAGCGACGATTTGTATTGACAGGCCCTGTACGGAACGTCGATAGGGCTCTAGCGATGCTCACGGGTCTTGTAGAGAGGGAGAAAAGTCGCACCAAAGAGCATTAG
- a CDS encoding Alpha-1,2-mannosyltransferase: MLFGLIRHSRRQLLFLGALVTVIVLIFTLPNTSPIEANGVKSEEGSITPIIPVLESPANSLEKIVDTASEERIGGATLEEGHENNKEEQALENAERAKEKEKTEAIAAEEEKLKAAELLRQQETTREKEAAKEDDSKKPNQELVEQDTYLDDIPDDVEDNIIISEQDRKKIILPSYTPKTDPAYSKRATALKIFYNDFFIKVADSGPNTAPITKKTRKKGKSKLKGDVSSGDKYEGPVLTEDFLRFMEIYSDEFIDAVSESHSKIVNLMPESFPKGMYQGDGIVIIGGGVYSWYGLLAIRNLRDGGNTLPVELMLPSDNEYEPQLCEQILPSLNAKCIMLSDIVDQDVLKKLDFKGYQFKALSLLASSFENVLSLDSDNIPVANVSHLFDHEPFSETGLVSWPDFWRRTTNPRYYEAAGIKIGEYQVRNCLDGFVPESDFVHIGLKDIPLHDRNGTIPDASTESGQLLVNKNKHAKTLMLMFYYNFYGPGYYYPLLSQGMAGEGDKETFLAAANFFGLPFYQVKAGPGILGHHDSTGAFTGVAIVQYDPIADYELTKENFVGEKRKGIEAPKAFYGNNNKSPLFHHCNFPKLDPVKLIKEKKLIDNKTHKFNRMYGPNTKLKYDFEERQWKYTKEYLCEKKYNLLYFTEQYKNYGQGYSQERICKFSDRFLKFLSDNPIRIEG; the protein is encoded by the coding sequence ATGCTCTTCGGACTAATTAGGCACTCACGTAGACAGTTGTTGTTTTTGGGTGCGCTGGTAACCGTGATAGTCTTAATTTTTACCTTGCCCAACACATCACCAATAGAAGCAAATGGAGTaaaatcagaagaaggGTCCATTACACCTATTATTCCAGTTTTGGAAAGTCCAGCAAACTCattggaaaaaattgttgataCTGCCTCAGAGGAACGAATTGGAGGTgcaactttggaagaaggaCATGAAAACAATAAGGAAGAACaagctttggaaaatgcTGAACGAGctaaagagaaagaaaaaactgaGGCGATTGCGgcagaagaggaaaaacTGAAAGCAGCTGAGTTATTGAGACAGCAAGAAACTACGAGGGAGAAGGAAGCGGCGAAAGAGGACGATAGCAAGAAACCAAACCAGGAACTTGTGGAACAAGACACTTACCTTGACGATATTCCAGATGACGTAGAAGATAATATTATAATCTCAGAACAAGATCGCAAGAAAATTATATTACCGTCCTACACTCCTAAAACAGACCCTGCCTATTCCAAGCGGGCCACTGCTTTAAAAATTTTTTAtaatgattttttcatAAAGGTGGCTGATTCAGGACCTAATACAGCGCCCATAACCAAGAagacaagaaagaaaggaaaaagtAAGTTAAAGGGTGACGTTTCCTCAGGTGATAAATATGAAGGTCCTGTATTGACGGAAGATTTTCTACGTTTCATGGAGATCTATTCTGACGAGTTCATCGATGCTGTATCAGAATCCCACTCAAAAATTGTCAATTTGATGCCCGAATCTTTCCCCAAAGGAATGTATCAAGGCGACGGTATTGTCATTATTGGAGGAGGGGTGTACAGTTGGTATGGACTGTTAGCAATACGCAACTTAAGAGATGGTGGGAATACTCTGCCAGTGGAGTTAATGTTGCCAAGCGACAATGAATATGAGCCTCAATTATGTGAGCAGATTTTACCGTCTTTGAATGCCAAATGTATTATGCTCTCtgatattgttgatcaagatgTGTTAAAGAAGCTTGATTTCAAGGGATATCAGTTTAAGGCATTATCTTTGTTGGCCTCAAGCTTTGAGAATGTTCTTTCATTAGACTCTGATAATATCCCAGTTGCAAATGTTAGCCATTTATTTGATCATGAACCATTCAGCGAAACTGGGCTTGTATCATGGCCtgatttttggagaagaactACAAACCCTCGGTATTATGAAGCGGCAGGAATCAAGATAGGAGAATACCAAGTCAGAAATTGCCTTGATGGCTTTGTTCCTGAGTCTGATTTTGTTCATATTGGACTGAAAGATATTCCTCTTCATGATCGGAATGGGACAATACCTGATGCGTCAACTGAGTCTGGACAATTATTGGTAAACAAGAATAAGCATGCAAAAACACTTATGCTAATGTTCTACTATAATTTTTACGGCCCAGGTTACTATTATCCATTATTAAGTCAGGGAATGGCTGGTGAAGGAGACAAAGAAACTTTTTTGGCTGCGGCAAATTTTTTTGGGCTTCCCTTCTACCAAGTCAAGGCAGGTCCAGGGATTTTGGGCCATCATGACTCAACGGGTGCGTTTACAGGCGTCGCAATTGTGCAATACGATCCAATCGCTGATTACGAGCttacaaaagaaaattttgtgggtgaaaagagaaagggAATTGAGGCACCAAAGGCATTTTATGGTAACAATAACAAATCTCCATTGTTCCATCATTGTAATTTCCCAAAATTGGACCCTGTAAAACtaatcaaagagaagaagttgatcGACAACAAAACTCACAAATTCAACAGAATGTATGGCCCAAACACCAAATTGAAGTAcgattttgaagaaagacaaTGGAAGTATACCAAAGAGTACTTGTGTGAAAAAAAGTACAACCTACTATATTTTACTGAACAATACAAAAATTACGGACAGGGATACTCCCAGGAGCGTATTTGTAAGTTTTCTGACCgatttttgaaatttttgagtGACAATCCAATTAGGATCGAGGGCTAA
- a CDS encoding High affinity iron permease involved in the transport of iron across the plasma membrane, translated as MVNVFNVEIFFVVFRETLEAVIVVSVLLAFIKQGLSEDETVYKRLRKQIWIGAISGFLICLILGCAFIGAFYSLGKDVWAKSEDLWEGIFCVIATVMISLMGIPMLRINKMQTKWRLKLARALVVSKNEKKGRFAFGHWTKKYAMFLLPFVTTLREGLEAVVFIGGVGLGSPATSFPIPVIVGLIAGISVGVLLYYSGSTLSLQVFLCISTAILYLIAAGLFSRAIWFFETYKYNQKTGGDASENGSGPGTYDIKTSVWHVNCCNPETDNGWDIFNALLGWQNSATYGSVIGYNIYWLAVMITLYLLWFEEKNNHLPFMKNLKLRQLNPLYWMKGKNKKEVSKEDQEKLFEQLKSKEFANKLAEE; from the coding sequence atggtgAATGTTTTTAATGTCgaaatcttctttgttgttTTTAGAGAAACCTTAGAGGCAGTAATTGTCGTGTCTGTGCTTCTTGCATTTATTAAGCAAGGTCTCTCCGAAGATGAGACAGTTTATAAACGACTTCGAAAACAGATTTGGATTGGTGCTATTTCAGGTTTCCTGATTTGTTTAATCTTGGGTTGTGCCTTCATTGGAGCTTTCTATTCTTTAGGAAAGGATGTTTGGGCTAAATCAGAGGATCTTTGGGAAGGCATATTTTGCGTAATTGCAACTGTAATGATTTCACTTATGGGTATTCCAATGCTGAGAATTAACAAAATGCAGACTAAATGGAGGTTGAAGCTTGCTCGTGCTCTGGTGGTTTCCaaaaacgaaaagaaaGGTCGTTTTGCTTTTGGTCATTGGACAAAGAAATACGCTATGTTCCTTTTGCCTTTTGTAACAACATTAAGAGAGGGGTTAGAAGCTGTTGTGTTCATAGGTGGTGTTGGCCTGGGATCTCCAGCTACATCTTTTCCCATCCCTGTGATTGTTGGTCTTATTGCTGGTATTTCTGTCGGTGTGCTTTTGTACTATTCAGGAtcaactctttctttgcaagTTTTCTTATGTATATCGACGGCTATTTTGTACTTGATTGCTGCTGGGTTGTTTTCTAGGGCTATCTGGTTCTTTGAAACCTACAAATACAACCAAAAGACTGGAGGAGATGCTTCTGAAAATGGTTCGGGACCCGGTACTTATGACATTAAGACTTCTGTTTGGCATGTGAACTGCTGTAACCCTGAAACTGATAATGGTTGGGATATTTTTAACGCGTTGTTGGGATGGCAAAACTCTGCCACTTATGGCTCAGTCATAGGCTACAACATATACTGGCTGGCGGTAATGATCACTTTGTATTTACTCTGGTTCGAAGAAAAGAATAACCACTTGCCATTTATGAAAAATCTGAAGTTGAGACAACTGAACCCATTATACTGGATGAAGGGTAAAAACAAGAAGGAGGTCTCCAAGGAAGATCAGGAAAAATTAtttgagcaattgaagaGTAAGGAGTTTGCCAATAAACTTGCGGAGGAATAA
- a CDS encoding Transcription elongation factor S-II — MAKSPTTGKGLKGVIRKRKLAKRNSNNSSVKTDAELEIEVARVRSACSHKIEEALRTRITDAQKRLILKKENEGSLGGVSYDITGIATAYERELYSKHNRDLKNYRTTFRKNLIAIKNQDIAFILDLLNGRICIKSFVNYSVEDLLSVKQKSIHKKLNQENLKHAISKRILPETINEIKSSFVVEKWGVSKSASAIED; from the coding sequence ATGGCGAAAAGTCCCACGACTGGGAAAGGCTTGAAGGGGGTAATTCGCAAGCGAAAATTGGCgaaaagaaactcaaaTAATTCATCCGTTAAGACTGATGCAGAATTGGAAATTGAAGTGGCAAGGGTGAGAAGTGCCTGTAGCCACAAGATAGAAGAGGCCTTGCGGACTAGAATTACGGATGCTCAGAAGAGGCTaatattgaaaaaagaaaatgaaggTTCGCTTGGTGGGGTAAGCTACGACATTACTGGAATCGCAACAGCATACGAACGAGAATTATACTCAAAGCACAATCGAGATCTAAAAAACTATAGAACAACCTTTAGGAAGAATTTAATAGCAATCAAAAATCAAGATATAGCCTTCATACTGGATTTATTGAACGGTCGAATATGCATTAAAAGTTTTGTGAATTACTCAGTCGAAGATTTGCTTTCTGTTAAGCAAAAGTCGATTCACAAGAAACTAAATCAAGAAAATCTAAAACATGCTATATCCAAAAGGATTCTACCAGAGACTATAAACGAAATAAAAAGCTCCTTTGTAGTGGAAAAATGGGGTGTTTCGAAGTCAGCCAGTGCTATTGAAGACTAA
- a CDS encoding Multicopper oxidase, integral membrane protein with similarity to Fet3p, with protein sequence MMILWRIIPIIALLIRLTVAKTHKFNLTASWVKANPDGVFERDVIGLNGQWPLPVLRVNQGDRIELLLTNGLGNANTSLHFHGLFQRGSSFMDGPEMVTQCPISPGNSFLYNFTVDQVGTYWYHSHSGAQYGDGLRGAIVVSRPDLEYDFEEVITLSDWYHEKSDILHHKFLNKYNPTGAEPIPQNILMNDSRNITISMHRNASHHLRFINMGLEVSQYVWLEGHNMTVVEVDGVFVEPYEAQVLYIAVGQRISVLVRGIEDIDGSARNYRLMQRLDETMLDVVPDDLALFGINHLVYNDAAPLITEEFLTDLEPFDDFELTTLDRTPLLEDYDYQIQVTMEMTNLGDGINYATFNNVTYVAPKVPTLMTVFSADPDIVTNAQIYGSNTNTFILQENEIIELVVNNFDDNKHPFHLHGHQFQVVRRSEAYENPTPYNEGSPSYDAFPDFPMSRDTVIVNTNGHVVLRFKANNPGVWFFHCHLDWHLEQGLALVLVEAPLTLLQTQKEKLPSNHIDCCKSGEVPFRGNAAGRFGTPSEWLDLSGELLQPPPLPPGFTLKGYVAFIMCVGAALYGLYSIYEYGMEDVVGLTSETEVLESLSTALRKDRFSKSHYGADLLQELTGQN encoded by the coding sequence ATGATGATTTTATGGAGAATCATTCCAATAATAGCATTGCTAATTAGATTGACGGTAGCAAAGACTCACAAGTTCAATTTGACAGCTTCTTGGGTGAAAGCAAATCCAGATGGTGTTTTTGAGAGAGATGTCATTGGACTTAACGGACAGTGGCCTCTACCAGTTCTAAGGGTGAATCAAGGAGACAGGATCGAACTGTTGTTGACGAATGGTCTTGGCAATGCGAATACATCTTTGCATTTCCACGGCCTGTTCCAAAGAGGATCTAGTTTTATGGACGGACCAGAAATGGTAACTCAATGTCCCATATCCCCAGGCAACTCGTTTCTCTACAATTTTACTGTGGATCAGGTAGGGACGTATTGGTATCATAGTCATTCAGGTGCTCAATATGGAGATGGACTTCGTGGAGCTATCGTAGTTTCTAGGCCTGATCTGGAGTACGATTTCGAAGAGGTCATAACCTTAAGTGACTGGTATCATGAAAAGTCGGATATCTTGCATCATAAGTTTTTAAATAAGTATAATCCCACCGGTGCTGAACCCATTCCACAAAACATACTGATGAATGATTCCCGTAATATTACAATTTCCATGCATAGAAATGCCTCACATCACTTACGATTCATCAACATGGGATTGGAGGTCAGTCAGTACGTCTGGCTAGAGGGACATAACATGACAGTTGTGGAAGTTGATGGAGTTTTTGTCGAACCGTATGAGGCGCAGGTGTTGTATATTGCGGTTGGGCAGCGTATTTCCGTATTGGTTCGTGGTATTGAAGATATAGATGGCTCAGCAAGGAACTACAGATTGATGCAACGTTTGGATGAGACAATGCTGGATGTAGTTCCAGACGATCTTGctctttttggaatcaatcACTTGGTCTATAATGATGCAGCACCCTTGATAACTGAAGAGTTTTTAACTGATCTTGAaccttttgatgattttgagttGACCACATTAGATAGAACTCCTTTGTTGGAGGACTATGATTACCAAATTCAGGTCACTATGGAAATGACAAACCTTGGAGATGGTATCAATTATGCTACCTTCAATAACGTAACCTACGTGGCTCCGAAAGTGCCAACTTTGATGACTGTTTTCTCTGCTGATCCAGACATTGTTACCAACGCTCAAATATACGGCTCGAACACTAATACTTTTATTTTAcaagagaatgaaatcattgaaCTAGTGGTAAACAATTTTGATGATAACAAACATCCGTTTCACCTGCATGGACACCAGTTTCAGGTGGTGCGACGCTCAGAAGCTTATGAAAATCCAACGCCATACAACGAAGGCTCACCGTCATATGATGCATTTCCTGATTTTCCGATGAGCAGAGACACTGTCATAGTAAACACGAATGGTCATGTTGTCCTTCGTTTCAAAGCTAACAATCCAGGTGTTTGGTTTTTCCATTGCCATTTAGACTGGCACCTGGAACAGGGGCTTGCATTGGTCTTGGTAGAAGCCCCTCTAACTTTATTGCAGAcacaaaaagaaaaattgcCGTCCAATCATATCGATTGTTGCAAGTCTGGAGAAGTTCCTTTCAGAGGCAATGCAGCTGGGCGATTTGGTACCCCAAGTGAATGGCTCGATCTCTCTGGTGAACTCCTCCAACCTCCCCCACTTCCTCCAGGGTTTACACTGAAGGGCTATGTCGCTTTTATTATGTGCGTGGGGGCTGCACTGTATGGCCTCTACTCCATTTACGAATATGGTATGGAGGATGTTGTGGGGTTAACTAGCGAGACCGAGGTTCTGGAAAGTCTTTCAACTGCTCTTAGAAAAGATCGCTTTTCTAAATCACATTATGGTGCTGACTTACTTCAGGAATTGACTGgccaaaattga